GAGTCTTCGTTGTTGTGCTATCATTCCAGTTGATGCAGAATAAAGAGATACTAACATATTTTTTCCTCCTTGAAATTATATTATTGATTATATTCTTTGAGCGCTTTCTATGATCTTGCCAGTCATTAAATCCTGAGTTTGAACGGATTTTTCTAATATATTAAACGCTCTATTAGCATTTATTAAATTTATCATTTCCTTTAGAGTATTTACGTTTGATTTTTCCAGACCACCCTGCATTATTTTATAATTTTCAGTTGATATTTCATTACCAGTAAAGAGATTTATTCCGAATTTAGAAGGGTTTTTAAGATTAACTACAGCAATTTTCTGGCCTGTTAACTGATTTCCGTTATATATATTTCCCTTTTCATCAACATTAAACTTTTCAGGAATTTGAATACGTTTATTGTTTATATCAAGTACATAGTCACCATCTGAGGTTATTAAAAATCCTTCCTGATTTCTTTTAAATTCACCATTTCTGGAGTAAAAGATCTTAGAATTCCTTTCTATTTTAAAAAAACCATCTCCAAATATTGCAAAATCCAGAGGATTATTTGTTTCTTCGATTTTTCCCTGAGACATTATTGGTTTTGTTTCATCTGAAATTAATGCGGTTTCCATATACCCAATATGTCTACCTTTGCTGAAG
The Marinitoga sp. 1197 DNA segment above includes these coding regions:
- a CDS encoding flagellar hook-basal body protein, with product MTRGLYFSTMGMLANMAQLDNISNNLSNADTTGYKKDEITFKAYLEKEFRNYNSTDFSKGRHIGYMETALISDETKPIMSQGKIEETNNPLDFAIFGDGFFKIERNSKIFYSRNGEFKRNQEGFLITSDGDYVLDINNKRIQIPEKFNVDEKGNIYNGNQLTGQKIAVVNLKNPSKFGINLFTGNEISTENYKIMQGGLEKSNVNTLKEMINLINANRAFNILEKSVQTQDLMTGKIIESAQRI